AAATCGGTTTCTTTTGAAGGCTGCGCAAATTTATTCCAGGGGCAGACTAATTGGCAGTCGTCGCAGCCAAATACGCGGTTCCCCATCAGGGGGCGCAAGTCTTCGGGGATGCTGTCTTTTAATTCGATCGTTAGATAAGAAATACAGCGCCGGGCGTCAACTTGATAGGGTGCGACAATAGCGCCGGTAGGGCAATCATCAAGGCAGGCGCGACAGCTGCCGCAATGACCGACTTCCTGTGGGGGATCTGTCGGTAGGGGTATGTCGGTGTAAATTTCGCCCAAGAAAAACCACGAGCCGGCTTTGCTATTGATGAGCATACTGTTTTTGCCTATCCAGCCCAGTCCGGCCTGCTCGGCAAAGCCGCGCTCTAACACCGGTGCGCTGTCTACAAAGGCGCGATGGCTGCCGCCGGCGACGGCGCTGATTTTTGCGGCCAATTGGCCTAGGCGTTTGCGAATTAATTTGTGGTAATCCCGACCCAAGGCGTATCTGGAAATATAGGCTTTATTAGGGTCGCTAAGAATAGTGTCACAGCTTTCGCCGTCCGGTAAATAATCTAGACGAGCGCTGATGACACGAATGGTGCCCGGCAGTAATTCATCGGCTGCGGCGCGCAGTCCTTCGCGTTCCGCCATATAACTCATTTCGCCGTGGTATTCTTTTGCCAGCCAGTTGTGGAGATGTTCGGCGTGGGCGGCATTACTGGCGGGACTAATACCAATATGGGCGAAGCCTAGTTCCTGGCCCCACGCTTTTACTTGTTCGGCAAGCGTTGCGTAATCGGTATTCGCTGTCATCGGATTGCCTGTTTCTGCCCGCGCGCTATGATGGTGGAATGACTGTATCTTTATTAAGTGCTTTCGCATTTTACACATTAGGGAAACGTCTGTATGTCACAGCCAGAAACTATCGAACCGGAAATACTCTATACCGCCGCGCAGGTGCGTGAGCTGGATAGACTCGCCATTGCTAGCGGTATACCTGGGATAGAGCTGATGAGTAGAGCTGGCTTGGCTGCATATAGACAAGTGCAGCAGCGCTGGCCCGATCACTCCCCCGTCGAGGTGTTTTGCGGTGGCGGCAATAATGGCGGCGACGGTTACATTATTGCGGCACTGGCCAAAGTGGATGGTTTGCCGGTGCGGGTATGGGCCTTAGCGGATCCCGCCTTATTGCAAGGAGACGCCGCACTGGCAATGCAGCAGGCTTTGGACGCGGGGGTGGAGATCCAGTCTTGGCAAGGTGAAGAGCCGGATTTAAACAGCGTCATTGTCGATGCGATGCTAGGTACAGGTTTGAGCGGCGTGGTTCGCGAAAAATACATGCAGGCGATTTCGACCATTAATGCCTGTGGCGCGCCGGTGTTGGCAATAGACGTGCCCTCCGGCCTGTGTAGCGATACTGGTAGCCAGCTTGGTGTCGCCGTTCGGGCTTCAGCGACCATTAGCTTTATTGGTCGAAAGCGCGGTTTATATACTTTAGCGGGAAGTGATTGCGCTGGTTGCAAAGTGTTTGATGGCTTGGCGGTGCCGAGAGGAGTCTATCGGCAACTTAATGTCAGTAGAGCCGAAACAACACTGCATTTGAATGGCGCTTCAATGTTAGCGCAGTGGGGCGCGCGGCCTCGTAACGCCCACAAGGGCATGTTTGGTCATGTCTTGGTGGTCGGTGGTGATTTAGGAATGGCGGGTGCAAATTTACTGGCGTCAAGCGCGGCGGCTCGCAGTGGCGCGGGTTTGGTGTCGTGCGTTACGCAACCGCAACACAGCGGCATTTTTATTGCTGCTAGGCCCGAGTTGATGGTGCATGGAATAAGTCGCGAGCAGTTGGCTAGCGGCGATACCTTGGACTCATTGATTGAAAAGGCCAGTGTCATTGTGATTGGCCCTGGGCTTGGTCAAGGGTCTTGGGGGCAATCGCTGTTAAAGGCGGTTTTGCACTCTGATAAACCTCTGGTGGTAGACGCGGACGCACTTAATTTGTTGGCCCTGAGCCCTGAGCTCCTGCATTCTCACAGCGGGCCACGTATACTCACGCCACATCCAGGTGAAGCGGCGAGACTGTTGGCGTGTAGTACCGTCGCAGTGCAGAGCGATCGCTTTGCGAGCGTGATGGCCTTGCGGGATAAATATCAGGCGACAGTGCTGCTCAAAGGCGCGGGGACGCTTATCGCCGATGCAGACAGCGCATCGCCGCTGTACTTAAATAGCGGTGGTAATCCCGGAATGGCGACCGGCGGTATGGGCGACGTACTTTCTGGCGTCATCGCCGCGTTCATTGCGCAGGGGCATCCACCCACTGCGGCAACGTGTTTGGCGGCTGCGGTTCACGCTGCCGCTGCAGATTGCGCGGCTAGACAGGGCGAGAGAGGTATGCTGGCTGGCGATGTTATTGATAATTTACGAGGTGTGATCAACGGGTATGCAGCGGTATCTTGACGGTGAGGCCGATACGGTGGCGGCGGGAGAGTCTTTGGGTAAGGCGATGCGCGGCGGTGTTGTGGTGTATTTGGATGGCCAATTAGGCGCGGGTAAAACCACTTTTTGTCGCGGGGTACTGCGGGCGTTTGGCTATGCTGGCCCGGTAAAAAGTCCAACCTATACCTTAGTAGAGGCGTATGAAGACTTAGTTTGGGCAACGGAACCGCCGGAGCTTAAGACGGTCAGTGTTTATCACTTCGATTTATATCGCCTCGGCGATCCTGAAGAGCTGGAGTATATGGGTATTCGCGATTATTTTAATGATGATGCGGTGTGTTTAATCGAATGGCCTCAGCGCGGCCGTGGCTTTTTGCCATCTGCTGACATAATGGTTAGCATTGAAGCGCAGGGAGCAGGTCGCATTATTGCCGCGCGGGGCGAGACTTTACGTGGGCAGAAAATTCTGGCGCAGTTGAGCGAATATGAAACGGATTAGCAGTGCAGTATTATGCGGTTTACTTTTGTTGGCTGTGACCGTGCAGGCCACAGAGGTGCGCGACGTCCGATTTTGGCGAGCACCGGACCACAGCCGGGTGGTATTTGATCTAAGTGGGCCGGTAGAGCATGAGCTGATTACTCTAGATAGTCCCAAGCGACTCGTGATTGATATACAGGGCGCCACACTCACCTCTGATACCAGCAAACTTGAATTTACCAATAGCCCTATCACTCGCCTGCGCCATGCTGAGAAGCCGGGTGGCGCATTACGCATCGTGTTTGATCTGAGTAACGATGTCCAAGTCAGAAGTTTTTTGCTCTCCGCCAGCGGTGATTTACATGATCGCTTGGTGGTGGACTTTTTAGATAAAGGTGAAAGTAGCGCCAGCGCTGCGAACCCAAGCGCGCCTAGGGTTCTTAAAAGTATGGAAAACAGCTCGCATCGCGATGTTGTGATTGCTATTGATGCGGGTCACGGCGGGGAAGATCCTGGCGCTATCGGTCCTGGCGGGGTTAAAGAAAAAGATGTGGTCTACAAGATTGCTCAGCGCCTAAAGGAACGTTTTGAGGGCAAGAAAGGCTATCGCGTGGTGATGATTCGCGACGGTGATTACTATGTGGGCCTTGCTAAGCGTCGCGATCTAGCGAGAAAGGCGCAGGCAGATTTCTTCGTGTCCATTCACGCAGATGCATTTACCAATCCCCGCGCGAATGGTAGTTCGGTATACGCTCTTTCTAAGCGCGGTGCGACCAGCGCGGCTGCGCGGATATTGGCGCAAAGGGAAAATGACGCTGACTTAGTCGGCGGTGTTAGTTTGTCAGACAAAGATCAGGTGCTTGCCGGGGTGCTCACAGATTTATCGATGACCGCGACTTTGGATGCGAGCTTAAGTGTGGGCAGCCAGTTATTGGGTGAGATGGGTAAAATTTCTCGTTTGCATAGCAAGCGGGTTGAGCAGGCGGGTTTCGCGGTATTGAAGTCACCAGATATTCCATCCCTCTTGGTCGAAACCGGTTTTATCTCTAATCCGCATGAGGCCGGAAAACTCAAAACCTCGCATTACCAGAGTCAAATGTCGCAGGCTATATACGAAGGTATCGATCGTTATTTTCGCGAAAGTCCGCCGCCAGATACGTATTTTGCGGCGGTTAAACGCGGTGATATTTCGCCAGCTAGCGGTCCGGCGCTCGCCTCAGGTGT
This portion of the Zhongshania sp. R06B22 genome encodes:
- the queG gene encoding tRNA epoxyqueuosine(34) reductase QueG, coding for MTANTDYATLAEQVKAWGQELGFAHIGISPASNAAHAEHLHNWLAKEYHGEMSYMAEREGLRAAADELLPGTIRVISARLDYLPDGESCDTILSDPNKAYISRYALGRDYHKLIRKRLGQLAAKISAVAGGSHRAFVDSAPVLERGFAEQAGLGWIGKNSMLINSKAGSWFFLGEIYTDIPLPTDPPQEVGHCGSCRACLDDCPTGAIVAPYQVDARRCISYLTIELKDSIPEDLRPLMGNRVFGCDDCQLVCPWNKFAQPSKETDFSPRHQLDDSELLTLFLWTEQEFLDNTAGSAIRRIGYQRWLRNLAVGIGNAPASNAAVLALESQYPAADEMAREHIDWALTKQQGHVV
- a CDS encoding NAD(P)H-hydrate dehydratase, yielding MSQPETIEPEILYTAAQVRELDRLAIASGIPGIELMSRAGLAAYRQVQQRWPDHSPVEVFCGGGNNGGDGYIIAALAKVDGLPVRVWALADPALLQGDAALAMQQALDAGVEIQSWQGEEPDLNSVIVDAMLGTGLSGVVREKYMQAISTINACGAPVLAIDVPSGLCSDTGSQLGVAVRASATISFIGRKRGLYTLAGSDCAGCKVFDGLAVPRGVYRQLNVSRAETTLHLNGASMLAQWGARPRNAHKGMFGHVLVVGGDLGMAGANLLASSAAARSGAGLVSCVTQPQHSGIFIAARPELMVHGISREQLASGDTLDSLIEKASVIVIGPGLGQGSWGQSLLKAVLHSDKPLVVDADALNLLALSPELLHSHSGPRILTPHPGEAARLLACSTVAVQSDRFASVMALRDKYQATVLLKGAGTLIADADSASPLYLNSGGNPGMATGGMGDVLSGVIAAFIAQGHPPTAATCLAAAVHAAAADCAARQGERGMLAGDVIDNLRGVINGYAAVS
- the tsaE gene encoding tRNA (adenosine(37)-N6)-threonylcarbamoyltransferase complex ATPase subunit type 1 TsaE → MQRYLDGEADTVAAGESLGKAMRGGVVVYLDGQLGAGKTTFCRGVLRAFGYAGPVKSPTYTLVEAYEDLVWATEPPELKTVSVYHFDLYRLGDPEELEYMGIRDYFNDDAVCLIEWPQRGRGFLPSADIMVSIEAQGAGRIIAARGETLRGQKILAQLSEYETD
- a CDS encoding N-acetylmuramoyl-L-alanine amidase, giving the protein MKRISSAVLCGLLLLAVTVQATEVRDVRFWRAPDHSRVVFDLSGPVEHELITLDSPKRLVIDIQGATLTSDTSKLEFTNSPITRLRHAEKPGGALRIVFDLSNDVQVRSFLLSASGDLHDRLVVDFLDKGESSASAANPSAPRVLKSMENSSHRDVVIAIDAGHGGEDPGAIGPGGVKEKDVVYKIAQRLKERFEGKKGYRVVMIRDGDYYVGLAKRRDLARKAQADFFVSIHADAFTNPRANGSSVYALSKRGATSAAARILAQRENDADLVGGVSLSDKDQVLAGVLTDLSMTATLDASLSVGSQLLGEMGKISRLHSKRVEQAGFAVLKSPDIPSLLVETGFISNPHEAGKLKTSHYQSQMSQAIYEGIDRYFRESPPPDTYFAAVKRGDISPASGPALASGVREYVIASGDTLSGIAHRYNVPLRDLQRKNKLSGSDIRVGQKIQIPAS